One window of Trifolium pratense cultivar HEN17-A07 linkage group LG5, ARS_RC_1.1, whole genome shotgun sequence genomic DNA carries:
- the LOC123883607 gene encoding uncharacterized protein LOC123883607 isoform X2, whose amino-acid sequence MASILCDLVKKYVDKLIDGAIAEARYVFCFTCIVKKFEEERTTLEPQRITIEQRVKDARERDKDIKAIVGSWEKDIDELNQVDTKTKQTCFFGFCPNCIWRYKKGKELSNNLEKIKQLKGEKFENIELPRPVPGVERYSSKDYISFESRESKYKELLDALKDDNNYITGLQGMGGTGKTTMAKEVGKELKQSEIFAYVVDTTVSFTPDIKKIQDDIAGSLRLEWGGCNEPDRPKKLWSRLTNGDKILVILDDVWDRGLPLDFDAIGIPKQDTHKGCRVLVTSRNQETFNNMDCDKIIELGLLSEEEAWIMFKMYAKISDSTSQKLIDKGRKIAKECKRLPVAISVIASSLKGHQHREHKWDVTLKSLKKPVSMHGVDDDKVGIYNLLKISYDNLKDEKAKGLFLLCSVFREDEENSIEVITRLCIGVGLLGEDYGSYDDARNLVVLAKDKLVDSCLLLEGGEKCLKLHDLVREAAQWIANKEIQCVKLFDEKQKSLVEKQTNIKYLLCEGKCKDLFSLEFDRLKLETLIVKVDREEEDKCIKVPDSFFENVIRLRVLNFSGIHFSQSLSLPPAIQLLTNIRSMSFDHVDLGDISILGKLQRLETLDLDTCKVNELPNQITELKKFKLLKLEDCEIRMNNPFEVIERCSSLEELYFKYSFNEFCKEIALPELKRYHIHGRSSFYSEGQSRFSKYVVFRGDEKCQFSKGTLKYCMQTAEALFLEGIKGEWRNLMPEIFPLEHGMNDLVELHLDRISQLRCLIDTIGSHVPILSNLVVLELENMENLEQLFNGKLNLCNLKRITLKNCPMLISILPFLSAKDLPALEAIRIRKCDGLQYVFGQSQHVELVSLTELELSELPNFIGIFEECVKGSSSTSKAQIQLDPMRDRDQPHDCSVASESNSYGLNIWERLGIQSKILCNIKEIVLTHFPKMKSVFILSIDLIMQLETLRIEKCDELKHIIIDTGYHNIGGNICVNVFPKLKKLYVEDCAQLEYIFGHDTSDHQNDMGIQLHLPELRYLHLASLPSLIAMCPKQYRITYPCLKYLCIWKCSQDNTIIKELSGNIDLFLTLETLDVFNSNVESIFSLNEIDEQQLDLALRYITLIDLPMMTCLFVGPKNSFSLKNLTRITIMRCDKLKIAFSTSILRFLPQLRILRIEECNELEHIIEDDLENKNNSTTCFPKLELLTVRKCNKLKFVFSSSMLRVLPMLLYLTIEECKELEHIIEDDLENKNNSTTCFPKLKSLAVRNCNKLKFVFSTSVLRVLPQLRDLTIEDCKELEHIIEDDLENKNNSTTCFPKLQALLIIKCNKLKFVFPFSVCKEVPELTFLMITEANELEKIFKSEDDQKVDIPNLNVLVFDMLPSLCCAQGNQFQAVKNRFVRDCHQLKLTSASTTNTFIEIEKLCYIIDYDLQEKVVDLFKQGTTKDFDTESKLASVEIVENAGIEQLPSAKITEDFELPVDQGDPSQKVEDLAILPTNSKIQMKQTPKTEHEFVENVPDLAILPTKSGKLQNEQSLGETDTTVQSSQLEGSTSEKTAVATVSSISRTKNEPPMQVVTSKQKGIEIEGTSKTNNDQASLNGDALMKVNSYVEEQFSKDDEIIVSKSEPSPSITSSVASKGDPSQKLEDLAILPTNSKIQMKQTPKAEHEFVKNVMDLAILPTNSEELLNEKSLGETDTIIKPSQVNNLDGSTSEKTAVATMSTISGTKNEPPIQVVASKQKGIEVEIEGVSKTNNDQVSPNGDALMKVNSNVEEQFSKDDELIVSKSKPSSPMPSMPSKGNPSQKVELSSSLLVKRELDELVSKNHLKYKNLSLLSDFLVANPSVCLKDTSLSNRYKGCAYKSLAKLLKFLKTHSLLEVSGSSHSEFVELLQDARSFAFDKEWLDGVERRALFPEIQVFPDAMEKLLDSKKKITKNVEDLKHQLTSSEADLESIIQQEAILSAPIGY is encoded by the exons ATGGCAAGTATCCTCTGTGATTTGGTGAAGAAATATGTGGACAAATTGATTGATGGCGCAATAGCAGAAGCACGTTATGTATTTTGCTTTACATGCATTGTTaagaaatttgaagaagaaagaactaCGTTGGAACCACAAAGGATAACTATCGAGCAACGTGTCAAAGATGCAAGAGAAAGAGATAAAGATATTAAAGCTATAGTTGGTTCTTGGGAAAAAGATATTGATGAGCTCAATCAAGTggacacaaaaacaaaacaaacatgtttttttggattttgtccTAATTGTATCTGGCGATATAAAAAGGGAAAGGAGTTATCAAATAACTTGGAGAAGATCAAACAACTAAAGGGagagaaatttgaaaatattgaacTTCCTCGCCCTGTTCCAGGTGTTGAACGCTATTCATCCAAAGATTACATTTCTTTTGAAAGTAGAGAGTCAAAATACAAAGAACTGTTGGATGCATTAAAAGATGACAATAACTATATAACCGGATTGCAAGGGATGGGGGGCACCGGAAAGACAACAATGGCCAAAGAAGTGGGTAAAGAGTTAAAGCAATCTGAAATATTTGCTTATGTCGTTGATACGACCGTGTCATTTACTcctgatataaaaaaaattcaagatgaTATTGCTGGATCTTTAAGACTGGAATGGGGGGGTTGTAATGAACCAGACCGACCCAAAAAACTATGGAGTAGATTAACAAATGGTGACAAAATTCTTGTGATACTGGATGATGTGTGGGATCGAGGCCTGCCTCTTGATTTTGATGCAATAGGAATTCCAAAACAAGACACACACAAAGGTTGTAGAGTTCTTGTAACCTCGCGTAATCAAGAAACTTTCAACAACATGGACTGTGATAAGATAATTGAATTGGGTCTTTTATCAGAAGAAGAAGCGTGGATCATGTTCAAAATGTATGCCAAGATAAGTGATAGCACCTCTCAAAAATTGATCGATAAGGGACGTAAAATTGCAAAGGAATGCAAACGATTACCTGTTGCAATTTCAGTTATCGCCAGTAGCTTAAAGGGCCACCAACATCGAGAGCACAAATGGGATGTGACATTGAAATCCTTGAAGAAGCCTGTATCCATGCATGGTGTTGATGATGATAAGGTTGGAATTTATAACTTGTTGAAGATTAGCTATGATAATTTGAAGGATGAAAAAGCCAAGGGGTTGTTTCTCTTATGTTCGGTTTTccgagaagatgaagaaaattctATTGAAGTTATAACAAGACTTTGCATAGGTGTGGGCCTTTTGGGGGAAGATTATGGTAGCTACGATGATGCTCGAAACCTAGTAGTTCTAGCCAAAGACAAGCTCGTAGATTCTTGTTTGTTGTTGGAGGGCGGTGAAAAATGTCTAAAACTGCATGATTTGGTCCGAGAAGCAGCTCAATGGATAGCGAACAAAGAGATTCAATGTGTAAAATTGTTTGATGAAAAGCAAAAGTCATTGGTTGAAAAGCAgacaaatatcaaatatttattATGTGAAGGGAAGTGCAAGGATTTATTTTCCTTGGAATTTGATAGATTGAAACTTGAGACTTTAATTGTCAAGGTGGATAGAGAAGAAGAGGATAAATGTATAAAAGTACCAGATTCTTTCTTTGAAAATGTTATCAGGCTCcgtgttttgaatttttcagGCATTCATTTCAGCCAATCTTTATCATTACCACCTGCAATTCAGTTATTGACAAATATTCGATCTATGTCGTTTGATCATGTTGATTTAGGTGATATCTCTATTTTGGGAAAACTACAGAGACTTGAGACTCTTGATTTGGATACATGCAAAGTCAATGAATTGCCAAACCAAATTACAGAACTGAAGAAGTTTAAATTGTTGAAATTGGAAGATTGTGAAATAAGAATGAATAATCCATTTGAAGTTATTGAAAGATGCTCATCACTTGAAGAGTTGTATTTCAAATATAGtttcaatgaattttgtaaGGAAATAGCCTTACCTGAGTTGAAAAGATATCATATCCATGGTAGAAGTTCCTTTTATTCGGAAGGACAATCCAGGTTTTCCAAATATGTTGTGTTTCGTGGTGATGAAAAGTGTCAATTTTCAAAAGGAACACTCAAGTACTGCATGCAAACAGCAGAGGCTCTTTTTCTAGAAGGAATTAAGGGGGAATGGAGAAATCTCATGCCTGAGATTTTTCCTTTAGAACACGGTATGAATGATCTTGTTGAACTTCATTTGGATCGGATTTCACAACTACGGTGCCTCATTGACACCATTGGTTCTCATGTACCGATCTTGTCCAACTTGGTTGTACTAGAACTGGAAAACATGGAAAATTTGGAACAACTATTCAATGGTAAGCTAAACCTCTGCAATCTAAAGAGAATCACACTTAAGAATTGCCCTATGTTAATTTCTATACTACCTTTCCTCTCTGCTAAAGACCTTCCAGCACTAGAAGCTATCAGAATAAGAAAATGTGATGGATTGCAATATGTGTTTGGTCAATCTCAACATGTTGAACTGGTTTCACTAACTGAATTGGAGCTCTCTGAATTACCAAACTTCATTGGTATTTTTGAAGAATGTGTGAAGGGATCATCTTCCACTTCCAAAGCACAAATACAATTGGATCCTATGCGTGATAGGGATCAACCGCATGACTGCTCAGTGGCATCG GAATCAAATTCATATGGCCTTAACATATGGGAACGTCTTGGAATACAATCAAAGATCCTCTGCAATATTAAAGAGATTGTGCTGACTCATTTTCCGAAGATGAAATCAGTATTTATCCTATCTATTGATCTAATAATGCAGTTGGAAACTTTGAGAATTGAGAAATGTGATGAACTGAAGCACATAATAATAGATACTGGATATCATAACATTGGTGGCAACATCTGTGTCAATGTCTTCCCAAAATTGAAAAAGCTCTATGTTGAAGATTGTGCTCAATTGGAATACATATTTGGACATGACACTAGTGATCATCAAAACGATATGGGGATTCAGCTTCATCTTCCGGAATTGAGATATCTCCATCTTGCCAGTCTGCCAAGTTTGATCGCCATGTGTCCCAAACAATATCGAATAACATATCCTTGTTTGAAATATCTTTGTATCTGGAAATGTTCCCAGGATAATACAATCATTAAG GAATTGAGTGGGAACATTGATCTTTTTCTCACTTTGGAAACACTCGACGTATTCAATTCCAATGTAGAAAGTATATTTTCCCTGAATGAAATTGATGAACAGCAACTGGACTTAGCTTTGCGATACATTACCTTGATTGATCTGCCTATGATGACTTGTCTTTTTGTGGGTCCCAAAAATTCATTTTCCCTCAAAAACCTTACACGCATAACAATCATGCGATGTGacaaattgaaaattgcatTCTCCACTTCCATTTTAAGATTTCTACCACAGTTGCGTATTTTAAGAATAGAAGAATGCAACGAGTTGGAACATATTATTGAAGATGATTTGGAGaataaaaacaattcaacaacaTGCTTCCCAAAGCTAGAACTTCTTACTGTTAGAAAGTGCAACAAgttgaaatttgttttctcCTCTTCCATGTTAAGAGTTCTACCAATGTTGCTTTATTTAACAATAGAAGAATGCAAAGAGTTGGAACATATTATTGAAGATGATTTGGAGaataaaaacaattcaacaacaTGCTTCCCAAAGCTAAAAAGTCTTGCTGTTAGAAATTGCAACAAgttgaaatttgttttctcCACTTCCGTGTTAAGAGTTCTACCACAGTTGCGTGATTTAACAATAGAAGATTGCAAAGAGTTGGAACATATTATTGAAGATGATTTGGAGAATAAAAACAATTCAACTACATGCTTCCCAAAGCTACAAGCACTTCTTATTATAAAGTGCAACAAGTTGAAATTTGTCTTTCCATTCTCTGTATGTAAAGAGGTTCCCGAGCTAACTTTTCTGATGATAACAGAAGCAAATGAGTTAGAGAAAATATTCAAAAGTGAAGATGATCAGAAAGTTGATATTCCAAATCTAAATGTTTTAGTATTTGATATGCTGCCAAGCCTCTGTTGTGCTCAGGGAAATCAATTCCAGGCTGTAAAAAATCGCTTCGTGCGGGATTGTCATCAACTCAAACTGACTTCAGCATCAACAACCAACACCTTCATAGAAATTGAAAAGTTATGTTACATCATAG ATTATGATTTGCAGGAGAAAGTGGTAGATCTATTTAAACAGGGAACCACCAAAGATTTTGATACCGAGTCGAAGTTAGCAAGTgttgaaattgttgaaaatGCTGGGATTGAACAACTGCCAAGTGCAAAAATCACTGAAGATTTTGAACTACCAGTTGATCAag GGGATCCTTCTCAAAAAGTAGAAGATTTAGCAATACTACCAACAAACTCAAAA ATTCAAATGAAACAAACACCAAAGACAGAGcatgaatttgttgaaaatgttCCAGATTTAGCAATACTACCAACAAAATCAGGA AAGTTGCAGAATGAACAATCACTTGGAGAAACTGATACTACAGTCCAATCTTCTCaa TTGGAGGGATCAACATCAGAAAAAACAGCAGTTGCAACTGTGTCTTCCATttcaagaacaaagaatgaGCCACCAATGCAAGTAGTTACGTCTAAACAAAAG GGTATTGAGATAGAAGGAACTTCTAAGACTAATAATGATCAAG CTTCTCTAAATGGCGATGCTTTGATGAAAGTAAACTCATATGTTGAGGAACAATTTTCTAAGGATGATGAAATAATAGTTTCCAAATCTGAACCCTCTCCGAGCATCACATCTTCTGTTGCATCTAAAG GGGATCCTTCTCAAAAATTAGAAGATTTAGCAATACTACCAACAAATTCAAAA ATACAAATGAAACAAACACCAAAGGCAGAGCATGAGTTTGTTAAAAATGTTATGGATTTAGCAATACTACCAACAAATTCTGAA GAGTTGCTGAATGAAAAATCACTTGGGGAAACTGATACTATCATCAAACCTTCTCAAGTAAATAAT TTGGATGGATCAACATCAGAAAAAACAGCAGTTGCAACTATGTCCACCATTTCAGGAACAAAGAATGAGCCACCTATACAAGTGGTTGCTTCTAAACAAAAG GGTATTGAGGTTGAGATAGAAGGAGTTTCTAAGACTAATAATGATCAAG TTTCTCCAAATGGCGATGCTTTGATGAAAGTAAACTCAAATGTTGAGGAACAGTTTTCTAAGGATGATGAACTAATAGTTTCCAAATCTAAACCCTCATCTCCAATGCCTTCAATGCCTTCTAAAG GCAACCCTTCTCAAAAAGTAGAATTAAGTTCTTCTTTGCTTGTTAAGAGGGAGCTTGATGAGCTGGTCTCCAAGAATCATTTGAAGTATAAGAACTTGTCTTTGTTATCTGATTTTCTTGTTGCCAATCCATCTGTTTGTTTAAAGGACACTTCACTTAGTAATAGATACAAGGGATGTGCCTACAAATCACTAGCTAAGCTATTGAAATTCCTCAAAACCCATAGTTTGCTAGAAGTATCAGGCTCAAGCCACTCTGAATTTGTGGAGCTATTACAAGATGCGCGCAGCTTTGCTTTTGATAAGGAATGGTTGGATGGTGTTGAGAGGCGCGCTTTATTTCCTGAAATACAAGTATTTCCAGATGCCATGGAAAAGTTATTGGATTCTAAGAAAAAGATTACCAAGAATGTGGAAGATCTTAAGCATCAATTGACATCCTCTGAAGCTGATTTGGAGAGTATCATTCAACAAGAGGCAATTTTAAGTGCCCCTATTGGTTATTAG
- the LOC123883607 gene encoding uncharacterized protein LOC123883607 isoform X21, with product MASILCDLVKKYVDKLIDGAIAEARYVFCFTCIVKKFEEERTTLEPQRITIEQRVKDARERDKDIKAIVGSWEKDIDELNQVDTKTKQTCFFGFCPNCIWRYKKGKELSNNLEKIKQLKGEKFENIELPRPVPGVERYSSKDYISFESRESKYKELLDALKDDNNYITGLQGMGGTGKTTMAKEVGKELKQSEIFAYVVDTTVSFTPDIKKIQDDIAGSLRLEWGGCNEPDRPKKLWSRLTNGDKILVILDDVWDRGLPLDFDAIGIPKQDTHKGCRVLVTSRNQETFNNMDCDKIIELGLLSEEEAWIMFKMYAKISDSTSQKLIDKGRKIAKECKRLPVAISVIASSLKGHQHREHKWDVTLKSLKKPVSMHGVDDDKVGIYNLLKISYDNLKDEKAKGLFLLCSVFREDEENSIEVITRLCIGVGLLGEDYGSYDDARNLVVLAKDKLVDSCLLLEGGEKCLKLHDLVREAAQWIANKEIQCVKLFDEKQKSLVEKQTNIKYLLCEGKCKDLFSLEFDRLKLETLIVKVDREEEDKCIKVPDSFFENVIRLRVLNFSGIHFSQSLSLPPAIQLLTNIRSMSFDHVDLGDISILGKLQRLETLDLDTCKVNELPNQITELKKFKLLKLEDCEIRMNNPFEVIERCSSLEELYFKYSFNEFCKEIALPELKRYHIHGRSSFYSEGQSRFSKYVVFRGDEKCQFSKGTLKYCMQTAEALFLEGIKGEWRNLMPEIFPLEHGMNDLVELHLDRISQLRCLIDTIGSHVPILSNLVVLELENMENLEQLFNGKLNLCNLKRITLKNCPMLISILPFLSAKDLPALEAIRIRKCDGLQYVFGQSQHVELVSLTELELSELPNFIGIFEECVKGSSSTSKAQIQLDPMRDRDQPHDCSVASESNSYGLNIWERLGIQSKILCNIKEIVLTHFPKMKSVFILSIDLIMQLETLRIEKCDELKHIIIDTGYHNIGGNICVNVFPKLKKLYVEDCAQLEYIFGHDTSDHQNDMGIQLHLPELRYLHLASLPSLIAMCPKQYRITYPCLKYLCIWKCSQDNTIIKELSGNIDLFLTLETLDVFNSNVESIFSLNEIDEQQLDLALRYITLIDLPMMTCLFVGPKNSFSLKNLTRITIMRCDKLKIAFSTSILRFLPQLRILRIEECNELEHIIEDDLENKNNSTTCFPKLELLTVRKCNKLKFVFSSSMLRVLPMLLYLTIEECKELEHIIEDDLENKNNSTTCFPKLKSLAVRNCNKLKFVFSTSVLRVLPQLRDLTIEDCKELEHIIEDDLENKNNSTTCFPKLQALLIIKCNKLKFVFPFSVCKEVPELTFLMITEANELEKIFKSEDDQKVDIPNLNVLVFDMLPSLCCAQGNQFQAVKNRFVRDCHQLKLTSASTTNTFIEIEKLCYIIDYDLQEKVVDLFKQGTTKDFDTESKLASVEIVENAGIEQLPSAKITEDFELPVDQGDPSQKVEDLAILPTNSKIQMKQTPKTEHEFVENVPDLAILPTKSGKLQNEQSLGETDTTVQSSQLEGSTSEKTAVATVSSISRTKNEPPMQVVTSKQKGIEIEGTSKTNNDQVSPNGDALMKVNSNVEEQFSKDDELIVSKSKPSSPMPSMPSKGNPSQKVELSSSLLVKRELDELVSKNHLKYKNLSLLSDFLVANPSVCLKDTSLSNRYKGCAYKSLAKLLKFLKTHSLLEVSGSSHSEFVELLQDARSFAFDKEWLDGVERRALFPEIQVFPDAMEKLLDSKKKITKNVEDLKHQLTSSEADLESIIQQEAILSAPIGY from the exons ATGGCAAGTATCCTCTGTGATTTGGTGAAGAAATATGTGGACAAATTGATTGATGGCGCAATAGCAGAAGCACGTTATGTATTTTGCTTTACATGCATTGTTaagaaatttgaagaagaaagaactaCGTTGGAACCACAAAGGATAACTATCGAGCAACGTGTCAAAGATGCAAGAGAAAGAGATAAAGATATTAAAGCTATAGTTGGTTCTTGGGAAAAAGATATTGATGAGCTCAATCAAGTggacacaaaaacaaaacaaacatgtttttttggattttgtccTAATTGTATCTGGCGATATAAAAAGGGAAAGGAGTTATCAAATAACTTGGAGAAGATCAAACAACTAAAGGGagagaaatttgaaaatattgaacTTCCTCGCCCTGTTCCAGGTGTTGAACGCTATTCATCCAAAGATTACATTTCTTTTGAAAGTAGAGAGTCAAAATACAAAGAACTGTTGGATGCATTAAAAGATGACAATAACTATATAACCGGATTGCAAGGGATGGGGGGCACCGGAAAGACAACAATGGCCAAAGAAGTGGGTAAAGAGTTAAAGCAATCTGAAATATTTGCTTATGTCGTTGATACGACCGTGTCATTTACTcctgatataaaaaaaattcaagatgaTATTGCTGGATCTTTAAGACTGGAATGGGGGGGTTGTAATGAACCAGACCGACCCAAAAAACTATGGAGTAGATTAACAAATGGTGACAAAATTCTTGTGATACTGGATGATGTGTGGGATCGAGGCCTGCCTCTTGATTTTGATGCAATAGGAATTCCAAAACAAGACACACACAAAGGTTGTAGAGTTCTTGTAACCTCGCGTAATCAAGAAACTTTCAACAACATGGACTGTGATAAGATAATTGAATTGGGTCTTTTATCAGAAGAAGAAGCGTGGATCATGTTCAAAATGTATGCCAAGATAAGTGATAGCACCTCTCAAAAATTGATCGATAAGGGACGTAAAATTGCAAAGGAATGCAAACGATTACCTGTTGCAATTTCAGTTATCGCCAGTAGCTTAAAGGGCCACCAACATCGAGAGCACAAATGGGATGTGACATTGAAATCCTTGAAGAAGCCTGTATCCATGCATGGTGTTGATGATGATAAGGTTGGAATTTATAACTTGTTGAAGATTAGCTATGATAATTTGAAGGATGAAAAAGCCAAGGGGTTGTTTCTCTTATGTTCGGTTTTccgagaagatgaagaaaattctATTGAAGTTATAACAAGACTTTGCATAGGTGTGGGCCTTTTGGGGGAAGATTATGGTAGCTACGATGATGCTCGAAACCTAGTAGTTCTAGCCAAAGACAAGCTCGTAGATTCTTGTTTGTTGTTGGAGGGCGGTGAAAAATGTCTAAAACTGCATGATTTGGTCCGAGAAGCAGCTCAATGGATAGCGAACAAAGAGATTCAATGTGTAAAATTGTTTGATGAAAAGCAAAAGTCATTGGTTGAAAAGCAgacaaatatcaaatatttattATGTGAAGGGAAGTGCAAGGATTTATTTTCCTTGGAATTTGATAGATTGAAACTTGAGACTTTAATTGTCAAGGTGGATAGAGAAGAAGAGGATAAATGTATAAAAGTACCAGATTCTTTCTTTGAAAATGTTATCAGGCTCcgtgttttgaatttttcagGCATTCATTTCAGCCAATCTTTATCATTACCACCTGCAATTCAGTTATTGACAAATATTCGATCTATGTCGTTTGATCATGTTGATTTAGGTGATATCTCTATTTTGGGAAAACTACAGAGACTTGAGACTCTTGATTTGGATACATGCAAAGTCAATGAATTGCCAAACCAAATTACAGAACTGAAGAAGTTTAAATTGTTGAAATTGGAAGATTGTGAAATAAGAATGAATAATCCATTTGAAGTTATTGAAAGATGCTCATCACTTGAAGAGTTGTATTTCAAATATAGtttcaatgaattttgtaaGGAAATAGCCTTACCTGAGTTGAAAAGATATCATATCCATGGTAGAAGTTCCTTTTATTCGGAAGGACAATCCAGGTTTTCCAAATATGTTGTGTTTCGTGGTGATGAAAAGTGTCAATTTTCAAAAGGAACACTCAAGTACTGCATGCAAACAGCAGAGGCTCTTTTTCTAGAAGGAATTAAGGGGGAATGGAGAAATCTCATGCCTGAGATTTTTCCTTTAGAACACGGTATGAATGATCTTGTTGAACTTCATTTGGATCGGATTTCACAACTACGGTGCCTCATTGACACCATTGGTTCTCATGTACCGATCTTGTCCAACTTGGTTGTACTAGAACTGGAAAACATGGAAAATTTGGAACAACTATTCAATGGTAAGCTAAACCTCTGCAATCTAAAGAGAATCACACTTAAGAATTGCCCTATGTTAATTTCTATACTACCTTTCCTCTCTGCTAAAGACCTTCCAGCACTAGAAGCTATCAGAATAAGAAAATGTGATGGATTGCAATATGTGTTTGGTCAATCTCAACATGTTGAACTGGTTTCACTAACTGAATTGGAGCTCTCTGAATTACCAAACTTCATTGGTATTTTTGAAGAATGTGTGAAGGGATCATCTTCCACTTCCAAAGCACAAATACAATTGGATCCTATGCGTGATAGGGATCAACCGCATGACTGCTCAGTGGCATCG GAATCAAATTCATATGGCCTTAACATATGGGAACGTCTTGGAATACAATCAAAGATCCTCTGCAATATTAAAGAGATTGTGCTGACTCATTTTCCGAAGATGAAATCAGTATTTATCCTATCTATTGATCTAATAATGCAGTTGGAAACTTTGAGAATTGAGAAATGTGATGAACTGAAGCACATAATAATAGATACTGGATATCATAACATTGGTGGCAACATCTGTGTCAATGTCTTCCCAAAATTGAAAAAGCTCTATGTTGAAGATTGTGCTCAATTGGAATACATATTTGGACATGACACTAGTGATCATCAAAACGATATGGGGATTCAGCTTCATCTTCCGGAATTGAGATATCTCCATCTTGCCAGTCTGCCAAGTTTGATCGCCATGTGTCCCAAACAATATCGAATAACATATCCTTGTTTGAAATATCTTTGTATCTGGAAATGTTCCCAGGATAATACAATCATTAAG GAATTGAGTGGGAACATTGATCTTTTTCTCACTTTGGAAACACTCGACGTATTCAATTCCAATGTAGAAAGTATATTTTCCCTGAATGAAATTGATGAACAGCAACTGGACTTAGCTTTGCGATACATTACCTTGATTGATCTGCCTATGATGACTTGTCTTTTTGTGGGTCCCAAAAATTCATTTTCCCTCAAAAACCTTACACGCATAACAATCATGCGATGTGacaaattgaaaattgcatTCTCCACTTCCATTTTAAGATTTCTACCACAGTTGCGTATTTTAAGAATAGAAGAATGCAACGAGTTGGAACATATTATTGAAGATGATTTGGAGaataaaaacaattcaacaacaTGCTTCCCAAAGCTAGAACTTCTTACTGTTAGAAAGTGCAACAAgttgaaatttgttttctcCTCTTCCATGTTAAGAGTTCTACCAATGTTGCTTTATTTAACAATAGAAGAATGCAAAGAGTTGGAACATATTATTGAAGATGATTTGGAGaataaaaacaattcaacaacaTGCTTCCCAAAGCTAAAAAGTCTTGCTGTTAGAAATTGCAACAAgttgaaatttgttttctcCACTTCCGTGTTAAGAGTTCTACCACAGTTGCGTGATTTAACAATAGAAGATTGCAAAGAGTTGGAACATATTATTGAAGATGATTTGGAGAATAAAAACAATTCAACTACATGCTTCCCAAAGCTACAAGCACTTCTTATTATAAAGTGCAACAAGTTGAAATTTGTCTTTCCATTCTCTGTATGTAAAGAGGTTCCCGAGCTAACTTTTCTGATGATAACAGAAGCAAATGAGTTAGAGAAAATATTCAAAAGTGAAGATGATCAGAAAGTTGATATTCCAAATCTAAATGTTTTAGTATTTGATATGCTGCCAAGCCTCTGTTGTGCTCAGGGAAATCAATTCCAGGCTGTAAAAAATCGCTTCGTGCGGGATTGTCATCAACTCAAACTGACTTCAGCATCAACAACCAACACCTTCATAGAAATTGAAAAGTTATGTTACATCATAG ATTATGATTTGCAGGAGAAAGTGGTAGATCTATTTAAACAGGGAACCACCAAAGATTTTGATACCGAGTCGAAGTTAGCAAGTgttgaaattgttgaaaatGCTGGGATTGAACAACTGCCAAGTGCAAAAATCACTGAAGATTTTGAACTACCAGTTGATCAag GGGATCCTTCTCAAAAAGTAGAAGATTTAGCAATACTACCAACAAACTCAAAA ATTCAAATGAAACAAACACCAAAGACAGAGcatgaatttgttgaaaatgttCCAGATTTAGCAATACTACCAACAAAATCAGGA AAGTTGCAGAATGAACAATCACTTGGAGAAACTGATACTACAGTCCAATCTTCTCaa TTGGAGGGATCAACATCAGAAAAAACAGCAGTTGCAACTGTGTCTTCCATttcaagaacaaagaatgaGCCACCAATGCAAGTAGTTACGTCTAAACAAAAG GGTATTGAGATAGAAGGAACTTCTAAGACTAATAATGATCAAG TTTCTCCAAATGGCGATGCTTTGATGAAAGTAAACTCAAATGTTGAGGAACAGTTTTCTAAGGATGATGAACTAATAGTTTCCAAATCTAAACCCTCATCTCCAATGCCTTCAATGCCTTCTAAAG GCAACCCTTCTCAAAAAGTAGAATTAAGTTCTTCTTTGCTTGTTAAGAGGGAGCTTGATGAGCTGGTCTCCAAGAATCATTTGAAGTATAAGAACTTGTCTTTGTTATCTGATTTTCTTGTTGCCAATCCATCTGTTTGTTTAAAGGACACTTCACTTAGTAATAGATACAAGGGATGTGCCTACAAATCACTAGCTAAGCTATTGAAATTCCTCAAAACCCATAGTTTGCTAGAAGTATCAGGCTCAAGCCACTCTGAATTTGTGGAGCTATTACAAGATGCGCGCAGCTTTGCTTTTGATAAGGAATGGTTGGATGGTGTTGAGAGGCGCGCTTTATTTCCTGAAATACAAGTATTTCCAGATGCCATGGAAAAGTTATTGGATTCTAAGAAAAAGATTACCAAGAATGTGGAAGATCTTAAGCATCAATTGACATCCTCTGAAGCTGATTTGGAGAGTATCATTCAACAAGAGGCAATTTTAAGTGCCCCTATTGGTTATTAG